In the genome of Microbacterium saperdae, one region contains:
- a CDS encoding Mrp/NBP35 family ATP-binding protein: MTAADSVRAAVAAVTDPELRRPIGELDMVREVTVDGDSAHVGIVLTIVGCPAAARIESDVRNAAASVAGIAQVEVEVGVMTPAERKALTEKLRDGRPARQMPFGPDSLTRVILVSSGKGGVGKSTVTANLAVALAEQGLAVGLVDADVHGFSIPGLLGIPSGTQPTRIDDLMLPPVAYGVKTISIGMFLRDGEAVVAWRGPMLHRTVSQFLTDVFFGDLDVLLIDMPPGTGDIAISIGQLLPHAEVLVVTTPQTAASEVAIRSGLVARQTGQRVIGVIENMGAFSLPDGTVIDLFGSGGGAAVAAALSESGTAVPLLASIPLSPSLRAGGDAGAPVVLSEPDDPAARAIHDLATTLAHQGRGLSGRALPMSLR, translated from the coding sequence ATGACGGCGGCGGACAGCGTCCGCGCGGCTGTCGCGGCCGTCACGGACCCTGAACTGCGACGGCCCATCGGCGAGCTCGACATGGTGCGCGAGGTGACGGTCGACGGAGACAGCGCGCACGTGGGCATCGTGCTCACGATCGTGGGGTGCCCTGCCGCCGCGCGCATCGAGTCCGACGTCCGCAACGCCGCGGCCTCCGTCGCCGGGATCGCGCAGGTCGAGGTCGAGGTGGGCGTGATGACTCCCGCCGAACGCAAGGCGCTCACCGAGAAGCTCCGTGACGGCAGGCCCGCCAGGCAGATGCCGTTCGGCCCCGACTCCCTCACCCGGGTCATCCTGGTCTCCAGTGGCAAGGGCGGCGTCGGCAAGTCCACGGTCACCGCGAACCTCGCCGTCGCACTCGCCGAGCAGGGCCTGGCGGTCGGGCTCGTGGACGCCGACGTGCACGGGTTCTCGATCCCCGGGCTGCTCGGGATCCCCTCGGGGACCCAGCCGACTCGCATCGACGACCTGATGCTGCCGCCTGTCGCCTACGGGGTGAAGACCATCTCGATCGGCATGTTCCTGCGCGACGGCGAAGCGGTGGTCGCGTGGCGCGGACCGATGCTGCATCGCACGGTCTCGCAGTTCCTGACGGACGTGTTCTTCGGCGATCTCGACGTGCTCCTGATCGACATGCCCCCGGGCACCGGAGACATCGCGATCTCGATCGGCCAGCTCCTTCCCCATGCGGAGGTGCTGGTCGTCACGACACCGCAGACGGCTGCCTCCGAGGTCGCCATCCGGAGCGGTCTCGTGGCCCGCCAGACCGGGCAGCGCGTGATCGGCGTGATCGAGAACATGGGCGCCTTCTCCCTTCCCGACGGGACGGTCATCGATCTGTTCGGCAGCGGCGGCGGGGCAGCGGTCGCCGCAGCGCTCTCCGAGTCGGGAACAGCTGTCCCGCTGCTGGCGTCGATCCCGCTGAGCCCGAGCCTGCGGGCAGGAGGAGATGCCGGAGCTCCCGTCGTGCTGAGTGAGCCCGACGATCCCGCCGCCCGCGCGATCCACGACCTCGCGACGACCCTCGCGCATCAGGGCAGGGGCCTCTCCGGGCGCGCACTGCCGATGTCCCTGCGCTGA
- a CDS encoding twin-arginine translocase TatA/TatE family subunit: MQFGLTFEKLLLIGLIVVLIVGPDRLPRVAEGFAKWVRKAGEYVRDTKSKMRDEMGPELDDVDWRKLDPRQYDPRRIIREALMDDPSPAAAAAATKTVIAEPAAPRIPQEFSATNKPPFDIEAT; this comes from the coding sequence ATGCAATTCGGGCTCACCTTCGAGAAGCTGCTGCTGATCGGTCTCATCGTGGTGCTTATCGTGGGTCCCGACAGGCTTCCTCGTGTCGCCGAGGGCTTCGCGAAGTGGGTTCGCAAGGCCGGCGAGTACGTGCGCGACACCAAGTCCAAGATGCGCGACGAGATGGGCCCCGAACTCGACGACGTCGACTGGCGCAAGCTCGACCCTCGTCAGTACGACCCGCGCCGTATCATCCGCGAAGCTCTGATGGATGACCCCTCTCCCGCCGCCGCTGCCGCCGCGACGAAGACGGTCATCGCAGAGCCCGCAGCGCCGCGCATCCCGCAGGAGTTCAGCGCGACCAACAAACCGCCGTTCGACATCGAAGCCACGTGA
- a CDS encoding general stress protein — protein sequence MSMLNRPANSADSGEIVASMRDYESAQKTVSKLIAAEVPARDIAIVGQSVRTVERVTGKLGYAAAARSGAVNGVLIGLFLSAILVLGNPEVPIQLFVGFVFIGVAVGMLLSLVTYAIVRRRRDFASVTQFAADHYEVTVMPASLAKARLAIGAARPEPTRPPVNLDEPPRYGERIVPAGVAPAQPVPATAGEPVIPPRPADPVDTPAEPSAHPSSDAPSTDPDAASTDPDAASSETR from the coding sequence ATGAGCATGTTGAACCGACCAGCGAACAGCGCCGACAGCGGCGAGATCGTCGCGTCGATGCGCGACTACGAGAGCGCACAGAAGACGGTGTCGAAGCTGATCGCCGCGGAGGTTCCTGCCCGAGACATCGCGATCGTCGGACAGAGCGTCCGCACCGTCGAGCGCGTCACTGGAAAGCTCGGCTACGCGGCCGCGGCTCGCTCCGGGGCGGTGAACGGCGTGCTGATCGGGCTGTTCCTCTCTGCGATCCTGGTCCTCGGCAACCCCGAGGTGCCGATCCAGCTTTTCGTGGGCTTCGTGTTCATCGGTGTCGCGGTCGGGATGCTGTTGAGCCTCGTCACCTATGCGATCGTTCGTCGGCGTCGCGACTTCGCGAGCGTCACGCAGTTCGCGGCCGACCACTACGAAGTCACCGTGATGCCGGCTTCGCTCGCCAAGGCGCGACTCGCGATCGGTGCCGCACGCCCGGAGCCGACTCGCCCTCCCGTCAACCTCGACGAGCCGCCGCGCTACGGGGAACGGATCGTCCCCGCCGGAGTCGCCCCCGCTCAGCCCGTTCCCGCGACCGCGGGCGAACCGGTGATCCCGCCGCGTCCCGCGGATCCGGTCGACACGCCTGCAGAACCCTCCGCGCATCCATCGTCCGACGCGCCGTCGACCGATCCTGACGCGGCGTCGACCGATCCTGACGCGGCGTCGAGCGAGACACGATGA
- a CDS encoding O-methyltransferase → MSEHDANARFIRESIAEPDAIARARAHAVELGAAPISAAVGSQIAVLAAATSARSIVEIGTGAGVSGLWLLRGAPQAVLTTIDNEPEHLAAARQAFSDAKVPSTKARFITGRASDVLPRMNEASYDIVLVDADPENVIAYVAHGLRLVRDGGIVLVPRVLVGGRAADPVQRDEITSAYRSLVQETQESSAVLATVSPAGEGLLQLVSISERG, encoded by the coding sequence ATGAGCGAGCACGACGCGAACGCACGCTTCATCCGCGAGTCCATCGCGGAACCGGATGCGATCGCCCGCGCGCGCGCTCACGCGGTGGAGTTGGGAGCCGCGCCGATCAGCGCTGCCGTCGGCTCGCAGATCGCCGTGCTCGCCGCGGCCACCAGTGCGCGGTCGATCGTCGAGATCGGCACCGGGGCCGGCGTCTCCGGCCTCTGGCTGCTGCGCGGCGCTCCGCAGGCTGTGCTCACCACGATCGACAACGAGCCGGAGCACCTGGCCGCGGCACGCCAGGCGTTCTCCGATGCGAAGGTCCCCTCCACCAAGGCGCGCTTCATCACCGGCCGCGCGTCCGACGTGCTTCCCCGCATGAACGAGGCGTCCTACGACATCGTGCTGGTCGACGCCGATCCCGAGAACGTCATCGCCTACGTGGCACACGGTCTGCGACTCGTGCGCGACGGGGGCATCGTCCTGGTCCCGCGTGTCCTGGTCGGCGGCCGCGCCGCGGATCCGGTACAGCGCGACGAGATCACGTCCGCCTACCGCTCCCTCGTCCAGGAGACGCAGGAGTCCTCAGCCGTCCTCGCCACGGTCTCCCCCGCCGGAGAGGGCCTGCTGCAGCTCGTCAGCATCTCCGAGCGCGGCTGA
- a CDS encoding DUF4870 domain-containing protein, with amino-acid sequence MTSPSEPQQPGGFPPAPPAPSSAQPPRPPAPAAPPAPPYPVPSHPAPGYPAAGYHAAPPAPGYPGPGYPAVARAVPPRGLLPWVLGFLIVIPFPFVGGIASGIAMAVSGGASRRAGGVARENARAALNWGLTYLLISTSLIVMHFVVLFLLTAESPATGFFPIGIPVTIYVAISLLHLVLVIIGTIRSSSGAVMRVPFAIPFVRA; translated from the coding sequence ATGACTTCGCCTTCCGAGCCGCAGCAGCCCGGAGGCTTCCCGCCCGCCCCGCCCGCCCCTTCGTCGGCGCAGCCGCCGCGCCCGCCGGCACCTGCCGCGCCTCCTGCTCCGCCGTATCCGGTGCCGTCGCATCCGGCGCCCGGGTACCCGGCGGCGGGCTATCACGCGGCACCTCCGGCTCCCGGATACCCGGGACCCGGGTATCCGGCTGTCGCGCGCGCCGTGCCTCCGCGGGGTCTGCTGCCGTGGGTTCTCGGGTTCCTGATCGTCATCCCGTTCCCGTTCGTGGGCGGGATCGCGTCGGGTATCGCGATGGCCGTCAGCGGCGGTGCGTCTCGTCGTGCCGGCGGCGTCGCTCGGGAGAACGCGCGCGCGGCGCTCAACTGGGGACTCACGTACCTGTTGATCTCCACGTCGCTGATCGTGATGCACTTCGTGGTGCTGTTCCTGCTCACCGCGGAGAGCCCCGCAACGGGGTTCTTCCCTATCGGCATCCCGGTGACGATCTATGTCGCGATCTCGCTCCTGCATCTGGTCCTGGTGATCATCGGCACGATCCGGTCCTCGTCGGGCGCGGTGATGCGCGTGCCGTTCGCGATCCCGTTCGTACGCGCATGA
- a CDS encoding DUF1003 domain-containing protein translates to MARSPRLDAPLGRGATRTRPTSRDRFGRFTEWVARAMGTPAFLVILTLFCVLWIVWNTLMPDPLRFDDAALGFTALTLMLSLQASYAAPLILLAQNRQDDRDRVQIEQDRQRAERNLADTEYLAREIVALRMSLEERNAQAVTRDVLRQELKALLAELGEHEEKPDAAGATS, encoded by the coding sequence ATGGCCCGTTCTCCGCGTCTCGACGCACCTCTGGGCAGAGGCGCCACCCGCACACGTCCCACCTCGCGAGACCGCTTCGGTCGCTTCACGGAGTGGGTCGCGCGTGCCATGGGCACCCCGGCGTTCCTCGTCATCCTGACGCTGTTCTGCGTGCTGTGGATCGTCTGGAACACACTCATGCCCGATCCGCTGCGTTTCGATGACGCCGCGCTCGGGTTCACGGCGCTGACTCTCATGCTCTCGCTGCAGGCTTCCTATGCCGCTCCCCTGATCCTGCTCGCGCAGAACCGTCAGGACGACCGCGACCGCGTGCAGATCGAGCAGGACCGCCAGCGAGCGGAGCGCAACCTCGCCGACACCGAGTACCTCGCCAGGGAGATCGTGGCTCTGCGGATGTCGCTCGAGGAGCGCAACGCCCAGGCGGTGACGCGCGACGTGCTGCGCCAGGAGCTCAAGGCGCTGCTGGCGGAACTCGGCGAGCACGAGGAGAAGCCGGACGCCGCCGGCGCCACCTCATGA
- a CDS encoding DUF3117 domain-containing protein — MAAMKPRTGDGPMEAVKEGRLIIVRVPLEGGGRLVVSVNDAEAKELHDVLAGVVAPA, encoded by the coding sequence ATGGCAGCGATGAAGCCGAGGACCGGAGACGGACCCATGGAAGCCGTGAAAGAAGGGCGACTCATCATCGTGCGCGTTCCGCTCGAAGGCGGCGGCCGCCTGGTCGTCTCTGTGAACGACGCCGAGGCGAAGGAGCTTCACGACGTGCTGGCCGGCGTCGTGGCGCCTGCCTGA
- a CDS encoding YcxB family protein: MSTTPRSLTVDESLLRRMANDATVYSLTRPLAIVMWVALAGAFVLSILNLNARIAAGPDEVGLAAWMPPVILGLAAYAIVLTVSSARRAVRAAMPPETVVWVSLGEDVLQMGSGRRRSDIRYSTFQSMRAGKDAVLFKLRDASAATAIPRALLTDDDILTLRAKIS; the protein is encoded by the coding sequence GTGTCCACGACCCCCCGCTCCCTCACCGTCGATGAGAGCCTGCTGCGGAGGATGGCCAACGACGCGACCGTGTACTCGCTGACCAGACCGCTCGCGATCGTGATGTGGGTGGCACTCGCCGGCGCGTTCGTCCTGAGCATCCTGAACCTCAACGCGCGGATCGCGGCCGGTCCCGACGAGGTCGGCCTCGCCGCCTGGATGCCCCCGGTGATCCTCGGCCTCGCCGCGTACGCGATCGTACTGACCGTGTCGAGCGCGCGACGTGCCGTCCGTGCCGCGATGCCGCCCGAGACCGTCGTCTGGGTGTCGCTCGGCGAAGACGTCCTGCAGATGGGGAGCGGGCGTCGGCGCTCCGACATCCGCTACAGCACGTTCCAGAGCATGCGCGCCGGCAAGGACGCGGTGCTGTTCAAGCTCCGCGACGCCTCCGCCGCGACCGCGATCCCCCGGGCTCTGCTGACCGACGACGACATCCTCACCCTCCGCGCGAAGATCTCCTAG
- a CDS encoding magnesium transporter MgtE N-terminal domain-containing protein, giving the protein MSTQRVFAARLAGCAVFDPVGDRLGKVRDVVIVYRSTAAPRVIGLVVEIPGRRQVFLSIGRVTSIRSGQVISTGLINVRRFSPRAGEVRVLAEMLGRRMSFVDGSGTAVIEDVAIEPNRLGEWAISQLFLRRPKTSASPFAKGPTTFAAWSEVTEQHTPGESQSAEQLVASYSELHAADLANTLLDLPQQRMIEVAEELSDDRLADALEEMPEDEQVHILDRLGDERAADILDQMEPDDAADLLAQLPPGRLEQLLELMEPEEAEDVRMLLRYGPDTAGGLMTPEPIILSADATVAEALALIRRHELHPALAAAVFVTLPPFETPTGRLLGVVHFQRMLRYPPHERLGAIVDDSMEPVSVTASAAEVARMLASYDLVSLPVIDAAHRLVGAISIDDVLDYLLPDDWRSHDSDDAAEPSKGVR; this is encoded by the coding sequence GTGAGCACACAACGGGTTTTCGCCGCGCGCCTCGCCGGGTGCGCCGTCTTCGACCCCGTCGGCGACCGGCTCGGCAAAGTCCGTGATGTCGTCATCGTGTACCGAAGTACCGCGGCACCGCGGGTGATCGGCCTCGTCGTCGAGATCCCCGGACGGCGCCAGGTCTTCCTCTCCATCGGCCGGGTCACCTCGATCCGATCCGGCCAGGTCATCAGCACCGGCCTGATCAACGTCCGGCGCTTCTCCCCGCGCGCCGGCGAGGTGCGCGTGCTCGCGGAGATGCTCGGACGCCGCATGAGCTTCGTGGACGGGAGCGGCACCGCGGTCATCGAGGACGTCGCGATCGAGCCGAACCGGCTCGGCGAATGGGCGATCAGCCAACTCTTCCTGCGGCGCCCGAAGACGAGCGCCTCTCCCTTCGCCAAGGGCCCGACGACGTTCGCCGCCTGGAGCGAGGTCACCGAGCAGCACACCCCTGGGGAGTCGCAGTCCGCGGAGCAGCTCGTCGCCTCCTACTCCGAACTGCATGCGGCGGATCTCGCGAACACTCTGCTCGACCTCCCCCAGCAGCGCATGATCGAGGTCGCCGAGGAGCTCTCGGACGACCGCCTCGCCGATGCGCTGGAGGAGATGCCGGAAGACGAGCAGGTGCACATCCTCGATCGACTCGGCGACGAGCGTGCCGCCGACATCCTGGATCAGATGGAGCCGGACGACGCCGCCGACCTCCTCGCCCAGCTTCCCCCCGGCCGTCTCGAGCAGCTGCTGGAGCTCATGGAGCCGGAAGAAGCCGAGGACGTCAGGATGCTGCTGCGGTACGGCCCCGACACCGCCGGCGGCTTGATGACTCCTGAGCCGATCATCCTCTCGGCCGATGCGACGGTCGCCGAGGCTCTGGCGCTGATCCGCCGTCATGAACTGCACCCGGCACTCGCCGCCGCGGTGTTCGTCACGCTGCCGCCCTTCGAGACGCCGACCGGTCGTCTCCTCGGCGTCGTGCACTTCCAGCGGATGCTGCGCTACCCGCCGCACGAACGGCTCGGCGCGATCGTGGACGACAGCATGGAGCCGGTGTCGGTGACGGCGTCGGCGGCCGAGGTCGCGAGGATGCTCGCCAGCTACGACCTCGTTTCCCTCCCCGTGATCGATGCCGCGCACCGCCTGGTCGGCGCGATCAGCATCGACGATGTGCTCGACTACCTGCTGCCCGACGACTGGCGCTCGCACGACAGCGACGATGCCGCCGAGCCTTCGAAGGGGGTGCGCTGA